The Penicillium psychrofluorescens genome assembly, chromosome: 2 nucleotide sequence CGCTACCAAGGAATAACCTCCCCAGTCTGTGCAACAAACTCTCCCGAGATATTCTCCCTCGTAGCTCCATCAATAACCTCTAGCATACCTTTCACACTATCCTCAACTGTATCCGGTGGATCTGAAGGGTAATTCCACTCCTTCGCAGCGAAATGACCATTTCTCGTCTGAACCCAACCTGGATGTAGCGCAACTGCAACGAGCCCTTTATCCTCGTTCTGAAGGTGTAGAGCACGGACCAGCCAATTTGCAGCAGCCTTACTAGGTCCATATGCACCCCCAGTCATGGGCTCCTGAGCTCGGATAGAACCGACGGATGACGAAATCAGGATGACTTTCGGTGCTCCGGAGGGAGACTTTTGGAGCAGAGGCCAAAAGGCTTGAAAGACCATTAGCGGCGCGATTGTGTTCACCTCAAAGCTGGCACGGAGGTCCTCGGCGGGGGTTTGGGTTGCTGGGTGCATTGGCGCGGCGAACCCGGCATTGTTGATTAGGACATCGATGTGGTCAATTGTGCTGACTGTCTTGGAGAAGCCTTCAAAGATTTCGTCAGGGCTTAAGGCTGCTGTAAAATCCAGCTGAATGATGTGCAGTGCACTGCCCTGACCGGTGTCTGTCATTTTCAAATGATCGGCTTGCAGGCTTGCAGCTGCTTCGTCGTTGCGCACTGTAGCTATAACGGTAGTGCTGGGGCGGGACAGAAGGGTCTTGGTgagaccaaggccgagaCCCCTGTTGGCGCCGGTGACGACGTATACTTTGTTTGTGCTGATTTCGGATGCCATGCTGACAAGTTCTTGTGGGAAACGATGGATGGCAAATTGAAaaattctttttttgttgGAAGCCTTTTTTCTCCCCAAGATGAGAAAGGTTCTGTGGGGGAAGAAAATACGAGGctgaaaagaaagaagattaaggagtgggaggggcGGCCTTTATATAGTTTGTCCAGGTACTCGTTAGTAGGTGTCTTGAATTGTCATAATTTGCTGCATTCAATCCGTGTGGCTTGCCTCTCCAACTCCTCTATAAATATAAAACATACTTCTCATTGTCTTCAAAAGGTACAGCATTACTCTCAAGCCAGCTTTCGTTTCCACAGGCATCAATAGACTAACGATTGGTACTCTGGCAAGCTCACACGCAGAGGATATAGAGCAGTATGCAGCTCAAATCGCAGGAGTTTTATCTCGGCCGAGGACTGACATCGGGAGTTACGGATCCTTAATAGCACGATTGCGCGCTCTATTACATGCTTTTTAGGCATACGGCTACATTCTGTGATAACTCTAAACTTCCGTTGATATACCGGATGATTGATGCTTGTTTGCTTCCAATGGAATATCACACAAGCACAGACCATTCTGCCACTCCGGCTTGCTGAGTACTTCCATCAATGAGAAGCGTCGCATATCGTCCGGTACAAACCCCTTTGCCAGCCAGGCTGATGTTGACAGATCCCTGATAGGCTTGCCGACTAAGACTCCTTTCCAGTCTGCCACGATTGTACTTTGAAGTAATAGCACCAGAGGACAGATTTATCTTTGTCACGTCATGACCGCTAGGGCTACTAGTGTTGTGAAATATGACAAACGAACCAGCAGGGGGTGCTGTTGTCCATTGAACAAAGAGGCTGTTGACCACCTGGAATTCCTCGCCACTCAGATCGACGGTAAAGCTGCTGGTCTTGTTTGCATCCGTCAACCATGACGTGCTATTCGAGCCATCAATTGCGGCCTGGGAAAACTGGCCAGGTGTCTTTGCTTGCTCTGATTGAACAACCGGGCGACACTGGACGacgttcttcttcgtctgcgAGTTCATGTTTGGGATCTTTAATGTGCCGCCTGGTGGAAGCTCAAATGTTTTGATGTTGTCTGATACGCCGCGAGCCAATCGAACGGTGATGTTTTTCGAACCAAACTTCGGGTTTGCTGTCGCCAATGGTTTCTCCCCGGAGCGTCTGAGAACCGTGTATTCTTGAGTTGCTTCCGCATGGACAGGCCAGCCTGAAACATAGAACTTCGGAAAGCGCATGTAGGGTATCTGTGGTGGCAATACTGGATACACCTGCACCTCGCCAGGCGTCATACCATAGCGCAGACCAAGGTACCCCATCAAGTCAATCTGCAGGATGCCGCCCATCCCAGTGAAAAAGGGATAggcacctccaccatcatccatctgTTCGGAGGTCGTGAACCAGGGTGCATGAACATAAGGTGTCCATGAGTACAGGTCGTATGTGTACCCCGCACATCCCTCAGGTTCGAGAACCGAGGAGTCGATACTATAGATTGCATATGTCATTCCTGGTCCGTCCAGGGCTTGCCGTGATGCGTAGTATTGGAGATTTTCTATCTGATTGCTGAAGGTGgcattgttgttgttgttcaaTGGATAGGTGAGGAGGACAACGTCGGCTTGCTTGATGGATATCGAGCTGGGCATACCCGTATACTCCAGAGTCAGATTCTTGCTTTTATCGATTGGGATATCGACAGCATAGGCTTGCTCACTCCAGTGGCTGTTTTGTGACTGCCCAAAGTAAGAATTGAAAGCATTGGCATTAAGGAGTGTGTATTGCATCAGAGCCATTGTGTACGCTCCGTTATCGACAAAAGAAGCGTATTCGTCCGGATCCGTCATGTTGGTCACGGTCCAGGTCCCCGTCGATTCGTTGAGTTGCAGCAGATCGGAGTAGAAAGTAGCAATTGAGTTCGTGATGGGAAGCAGCGACTCTTTGAAAAACCGATCGTCTCCAGAAGCTGCCCAATAGTTGACAAAGGCCAAGAAAATGTCCCCGTTGTTGTGATACTCATAATCCCAGCAGGGGGCAAAAGCCGTGCAATTACCATCACGCCCCTGCGACCAGGCGTAGTCGGCGGCGCCGGGTGAGAATGTGTAGTTTCGCTTCGAACCTTGGTAGGCTGTTCCAATATTAGCCAGTGCCTGGTGGTACAGATATTTTCGAGAGAGTGGTATCTGTTTCGCAGCGACTGGATTCGTGGCGAAAAGATAAGGACCCATCCATATATCCTGGTCCCAATATCGCTGACCAGCGTAACAATCCGAGAGCAACCCACATACACCAAACCCATACATGTTTATGGGTGCGTTGTTAACCTGGGCAAGGTTATTGTCAGTAACGCTGGTCATGAGGAGCATCGCCGCCGCAACGACCGTCGTGATCTGCCGGTCCACCAAGTGCGCAGGAAGCCGATGCGATTTCGGGTCCGCAAAGCTGGTCACAGCAGTTGTAGGGAAAAGCTCCCTCCACTCTTGGATGTGTCCTTGTAAGGACTTCTCAAAGCCGCTTGCTACCGCTGCCTTCGCTTGCTTGAGCGCCCATTCTTCGGGATCTTCAAAGGCGTCGGAACTTGCGATGCCCACGTACTTGACGACACTGACAGGTCGATGCGGCTGAAGCTTTATTTCCATTTCTTGGGCAATGGTGGAGGCACTCGTACTGATGTACGGCTCGTCCGTGCTCTGTTGCAAAGCTGACATGTCCGCATTGGGACTGTCTAGTGTGGAAAAGATCCAGCCTGTCACGTTGCTCACTCCTTCTGGACGGATGGCAGTGTGAATGAACCGCCCGTTCATGCCCTTTTCAACAAATTCTGATCGCAGAGCTGTAGCTCCATCAATAATGTTCACCACCTTAGCGGACATAGCCGTTGACGATGTAATGCTCATTCTCACATAAGCCCGATTCGGATGTAGTCTGTCGGCCAAAACCATATAAGAAACGTCGAATGCTGCTCTAGGTAGCTTTCTCGGTGACCAAGTGTAGGAGTAGCTGGCAGTGCCTTGCTTGTAATCTTGCTGCAACCTCACGTTTGAGAACTCGGCCTCATTAGTCGTGCCATCAAGGTATATGCCGTTTCCTAGATCAAGCACCATGGAGCCCCAAGAAGGGATCCCGGCTATGGAGCTTTCCCATCCATATTGGCTAAGCCAAGGCTCCGCCGCAAAAGTAACATTCGGTTGCTCATCAAAAAACCCGGCAATGGTGGAGAAAGTGACATGATCATTAAAATACGGGCCACTTAGAGAGCCGTAGTTGTGTGGGAAAGGCCCAGTGGAGGCAAAGCTTGCGCCAATGTAGCCGTTGGAAACGAACGACTGAGAATACCAGTCCGTGTTGTTGGCATTGGTGCTTGTCAAGGTCCAAGCATTGTTATCCCAGGTCACACCAGGAAAGCCCGTGTTGTATACTGAATCCTTCTGTTTTTGGCTTGCGGAGGCTGGGCTAATACTGCCAGCAAGGGCAGCCGCCAGGCATAGCGAAATATGTACCATTATCAAAGCCTCAGCAAGGTATCGCAAGGACCAAAGAATTTTTTGTTCCGCTCAGACAGGCCCGGATTTGGTACAACTCTCGCTCTGGAAAGTTAACTAGGAGAACAAATAACTATATGAAAATCATTAGAATGGGAGTATCATATGTAAGGCGATTGTGGAAAACCACAAAATCCCCCATTAACAAGACCTGGTTAACATACTCTAGGTAGACGAGGTGGAATGACGGGGGGGAAATGAGTGTAAAATATTGTTGATGAGGAGTCGCCAAGTTGTCGGGCGATTCACGGGTGATGAAAACGACGATCAATCGGAAGAGAATGGTAAGCGGGGAAAGAGCAACTGATTTATTTCCCTAAAGTCCGAGACCAAAAAAGAGGCAGAAATATACAGAATAAACATCGTTCTCTGGTTAGAACGAGTTAGGGTGTGCACTGCAATCGACTGGCCAAACCTATACAGCCACATTCTTAATCTCTGGAGTTCCTAAGTACCCCAGCAACCCCCAAATCTATGGCAAAAATCTTTTCAACAGTCTACTCACAAGCACCAGGCGATCTGAACTTGGCAACCCGAAAGACCCTTTTCCCCGCATAGGTCTCCCCGCAAGGTTGTGACTGGATGAGAACTCCCCCAATGACACATTACCGTTCCACTAATAATCCTGGAGGCCTAAACATGGATGTCACCCTATCGATTAATGGGGCCAAGAACCCTCTACGTGAGAATACAGCCCTAGCTTTCTCTTATTGTTATCTTTAATTGGTTTTCAATTCAATATAGGTTCAAGTAAGGCGTTCTTGAAGGCTTAGGTCGAAGCTCGAACTGTGGTAATTGAGAAGTGCGTGAACGAGGGCAGTCAGTCAGAGATACTCCGTGGCTCTAACAAAGACCTCTAGGTCCGCGAAGTCCGCGGGGTCGCTTCAATTCCTTGACTAAGAGGTCCTAGGGTAAACGTCATCCTTCCTCTAATTTTTATTATGGAACCTATCGATTTTTGGGAATTTCAGCAGTTTCGCCTCTTAGATATCATGGCCGAGATTGATTACAGTTGATTGTATTGTTGAGCCAGGCTTCAATTCGATCCTTGTTTTTGAACACAAGTTATTGCGAGTCTCGTTCATCAGCCTCATCAAATTCCTCGGCGTCGTTATCCTGCCCAGATGATCATGGTGTATCTTTTCAGAAGGTTAACTTTCACCACCGAAGACGGATCGGAGAAAGTTATCATTTGAAGCTTCTTTAGAAGCCTCTCGATCAGGATCAAAGTTCCTTTTGTTAGTGCCATGGAAAAATCCGTAACACAGAATCACTAGGCTACATTAAAGAGCTTCTCCGCCGGCTTAGGATTTGTTAGCTGCTTTGTATAGCATTGATACTAGTGAGATCGCCTCTTTAGTAACCGCGAATGTCTTTGGTTCTCAGTTGATCACTATGAGACCGCAAACTGCTTGCAAACCGCGCTGATAACTAGTGACTACAGGTAGCGATAGAGTCTTCGAAATAAGGCATATCTCAAGGTTGACAGCTATTTACAGTTGCATCTTGCATTCAGGGTCCACTCATTCCACGTGGGGAATGTGGGCGAATCGATTGGAGGAGCAATAAGCGGCACTCGTATTCTATAACATTAGCTCG carries:
- a CDS encoding uncharacterized protein (ID:PFLUO_002488-T1.cds;~source:funannotate), whose amino-acid sequence is MASEISTNKVYVVTGANRGLGLGLTKTLLSRPSTTVIATVRNDEAAASLQADHLKMTDTGQGSALHIIQLDFTAALSPDEIFEGFSKTVSTIDHIDVLINNAGFAAPMHPATQTPAEDLRASFEVNTIAPLMVFQAFWPLLQKSPSGAPKVILISSSVGSIRAQEPMTGGAYGPSKAAANWLVRALHLQNEDKGLVAVALHPGWVQTRNGHFAAKEWNYPSDPPDTVEDSVKGMLEVIDGATRENISGEFVAQTGEVIPW
- a CDS encoding uncharacterized protein (ID:PFLUO_002489-T1.cds;~source:funannotate), yielding MVHISLCLAAALAGSISPASASQKQKDSVYNTGFPGVTWDNNAWTLTSTNANNTDWYSQSFVSNGYIGASFASTGPFPHNYGSLSGPYFNDHVTFSTIAGFFDEQPNVTFAAEPWLSQYGWESSIAGIPSWGSMVLDLGNGIYLDGTTNEAEFSNVRLQQDYKQGTASYSYTWSPRKLPRAAFDVSYMVLADRLHPNRAYVRMSITSSTAMSAKVVNIIDGATALRSEFVEKGMNGRFIHTAIRPEGVSNVTGWIFSTLDSPNADMSALQQSTDEPYISTSASTIAQEMEIKLQPHRPVSVVKYVGIASSDAFEDPEEWALKQAKAAVASGFEKSLQGHIQEWRELFPTTAVTSFADPKSHRLPAHLVDRQITTVVAAAMLLMTSVTDNNLAQVNNAPINMYGFGVCGLLSDCYAGQRYWDQDIWMGPYLFATNPVAAKQIPLSRKYLYHQALANIGTAYQGSKRNYTFSPGAADYAWSQGRDGNCTAFAPCWDYEYHNNGDIFLAFVNYWAASGDDRFFKESLLPITNSIATFYSDLLQLNESTGTWTVTNMTDPDEYASFVDNGAYTMALMQYTLLNANAFNSYFGQSQNSHWSEQAYAVDIPIDKSKNLTLEYTGMPSSISIKQADVVLLTYPLNNNNNATFSNQIENLQYYASRQALDGPGMTYAIYSIDSSVLEPEGCAGYTYDLYSWTPYVHAPWFTTSEQMDDGGGAYPFFTGMGGILQIDLMGYLGLRYGMTPGEVQVYPVLPPQIPYMRFPKFYVSGWPVHAEATQEYTVLRRSGEKPLATANPKFGSKNITVRLARGVSDNIKTFELPPGGTLKIPNMNSQTKKNVVQCRPVVQSEQAKTPGQFSQAAIDGSNSTSWLTDANKTSSFTVDLSGEEFQVVNSLFVQWTTAPPAGSFVIFHNTSSPSGHDVTKINLSSGAITSKYNRGRLERSLSRQAYQGSVNISLAGKGVCTGRYATLLIDGSTQQAGVAEWSVLV